The following are from one region of the Girardinichthys multiradiatus isolate DD_20200921_A chromosome 9, DD_fGirMul_XY1, whole genome shotgun sequence genome:
- the LOC124874024 gene encoding G-protein-signaling modulator 2-like isoform X1, which translates to MCMFKKEKKLKVVIKKERHLLHKVIEKLEMSVVSTCLECVSMGRGNRMESSCLDLALEGERLCKASNYRAGVSFFESAIQIGTEDLQILSAIYSQLGNAYFHLQEYNKALEYHRHDLTLTRTIGDELGEAKASGNLGNTLKVLGRYNEAVVCCQRHLDITKAVFDKVGQARALYNFGNVYHAKGKSICWNGTEPGDFPEEARNALGKAAQYYEANLLLVKELGDHAAQGRTYGNLGNTYYLLGDFERAVAAHEKRLLSAKEFGDKSAERRAHCNLGNAYIFLGQFDMAASHYKKTLQLARLLKDKAVEAQACYSLGNTYTLLQDYERAIDYHLKHLVIAQDLKDRVGEGRAYWSLGNAHTALGNHERAMFFAENHLEIAKETGDKSSEVTARMNLSDLRLVVNLKSNSNFNHLLSNTNSSGVAENIQGYINLSGIQAGCKSSLRRKGSAENLQRGQSLDKTEKVEQHQDWEEHLFPGSSKNNTIKASTKLFLFHRLKSKKHKNSKSKEDLENYSEHSVPEQGSPVPSKSTQHDTIGEDTFFDLLSRFQGSRMDDQRCSLGGQSHPSAQPSPSSNLPVAEGKCISEHETPSQDPGHFLELLASSQARRLDDQRVSLSQFPGLRLSSCNLPPTPSTSSKDQAQSQALTSSADTHLAPSLYNHLEDNAEGPEGDEVFFDMLVKCQGSRLNDQRCAAPTFTAKGPTVPNEDFFSLILRSQSNRMEEQRVPAPSEVTQTKPG; encoded by the exons ATGTGTATgttcaaaaaggaaaagaaactgAAGGTTGTTATAAAGAAAGAGCGACATTTGCTCCACAAGGTTATCGAGAAGCTTGAAATGTCTGTTGTGTCAACCTGCCTTGAGTGTGTCAGCATGGGAAGAGGAAACAG GATGGAGTCCTCTTGCCTGGACCTGGCTCTCGAAGGCGAGCGGCTCTGTAAGGCGAGTAACTATCGTGCAGGCGTGTCCTTTTTCGAATCTGCCATACAAATTGGAACAGAGGACCTCCAAATTCTCAGCGCCATCTATAGCCAACTGGGAAACGCTTACTTTCACCTTCAAGAATATAATAAAGCCCTAGAGTATCATCGACATGACCTCACGCTAACCAG GACAATTGGAGATGAACTTGGAGAAGCTAAAGCTAGTGGGAATCTTGGAAACACATTAAAAGTTTTAGGACGATATAATGAAGCTGTGGTTTGTTGCCAAAGACATTTGGACATCACAAAAGCTGTGTTTGATAAG GTTGGGCAGGCTCGAGCGCTGTATAATTTCGGAAACGTCTACCACGCCAAGGGCAAGAGCATCTGCTGGAATGGAACGGAGCCAGGAGATTTTCCAGAGGAGGCTAGAAATGCCCTCGGGAAAGCAGCACAATACTATGA AGCAAATCTGCTCCTGGTGAAGGAGTTAGGTGATCATGCAGCCCAAGGTCGGACCTATGGGAATCTTGGGAACACCTACTATCTCCTGGGCGACTTTGAAAGGGCTGTAGCTGCACATGAAAAG CGGCTCCTTAGTGCCAAAGAGTTCGGAGATAAGTCTGCAGAGCGGAGGGCTCACTGCAACCTTGGGAACGCATACATATTCCTGGGCCAGTTTGACATGGCAGCTAGCCACTACAA GAAGACTCTGCAGCTGGCCAGGCTGTTGAAGGACAAAGCAGTGGAGGCTCAGGCATGCTACAGTCTGGGAAACACCTACACACTGCTGCAGGACTACGAGAGAGCCATAGATTATCACCTCAAACATCTGGTCATTGCTCAGGACCTTAAAGACCG AGTGGGTGAAGGAAGAGCGTACTGGAGCTTAGGAAATGCCCACACTGCCCTGGGGAATCATGAGCGTGCTATGTTCTTTGCTGAAAACCATCTGGAAATTGCCAAagag ACTGGAGATAAGAGCAGTGAGGTAACCGCCAGGATGAACCTATCTGACTTACGGCTCGTTGTTAACCTAAAGTCAAACTCCAACTTCAATCACCTGTTGAGCAACACCAACAGCTctggtgtggcagaaaacattCAGGGTTACATCAACCTGTCAGGTATTCAAGCAG gaTGCAAGTCTTCCTTGAGGAGAAAAGGGAGTGCAGAAAACCTGCAACGTGGTCAGAGTcttgataaaactgaaaaagtagAGCAACATCAG GACTGGGAGGAGCATCTGTTTCCTGGCTcatcaaaaaacaacacaatcaaGGCATCTACCAAGCTTTTTCTCTTCCACCGACTGAAAAGCAAGAAGCATAAGAACAGCAAATCTAAAGAGGACTTGGAAAACTACAGTGAGCACTCAGTCCCTGAGCAGGGATCACCCGTGCCTTCTAAG TCAACACAGCACGATACCATAGGGGAAGACACTTTTTTCGACCTCCTCTCCCGTTTCCAGGGGAGCAGAATGGACGACCAAAGGTGTTCACTGGGTGGCCAGAGCCATCCCTCTGCCCAACCCTCCCCTTCCTCTAACCTACCTGTAGCTGAGGGGAAAT GTATTTCAGAGCACGAAACTCCATCACAGGATCCTGGTCATTTCCTGGAGCTGCTGGCCAGCTCCCAGGCCCGTCGTCTGGACGACCAAAGAGTCAGCCTCAGCCAGTTTCCTGGCTTGCGTCTCAGCAGCTGCAACCTGCCTCCTACACCCTCCACCTCCAGCAAAGACCAAGCCCAGTCTCAAG CACTAACCTCCAGTGCAGATACTCATCTCGCACCCTCCCTGTACAACCACCTCGAGGACAATGCTGAAGGGCCAGAGGGAGATGAAGTCTTTTTTGACATGTTGGTGAAGTGCCAG GGCTCCAGACTGAATGATCAGCGGTGCGCTGCTCCGACCTTTACAGCTAAGGGCCCAACTGTTCCAAACGAGGATTTTTTCAGTCTCATCCTGCGTTCCCAGTCCAACCGGATGGAGGAGCAGCGGGTTCCGGCTCCCTCTGAAGTCACTCAGACCAAACCAGGCTGA
- the LOC124874024 gene encoding G-protein-signaling modulator 2-like isoform X2, with the protein MDDWRHSCGIFADLPFRMESSCLDLALEGERLCKASNYRAGVSFFESAIQIGTEDLQILSAIYSQLGNAYFHLQEYNKALEYHRHDLTLTRTIGDELGEAKASGNLGNTLKVLGRYNEAVVCCQRHLDITKAVFDKVGQARALYNFGNVYHAKGKSICWNGTEPGDFPEEARNALGKAAQYYEANLLLVKELGDHAAQGRTYGNLGNTYYLLGDFERAVAAHEKRLLSAKEFGDKSAERRAHCNLGNAYIFLGQFDMAASHYKKTLQLARLLKDKAVEAQACYSLGNTYTLLQDYERAIDYHLKHLVIAQDLKDRVGEGRAYWSLGNAHTALGNHERAMFFAENHLEIAKETGDKSSEVTARMNLSDLRLVVNLKSNSNFNHLLSNTNSSGVAENIQGYINLSGIQAGCKSSLRRKGSAENLQRGQSLDKTEKVEQHQDWEEHLFPGSSKNNTIKASTKLFLFHRLKSKKHKNSKSKEDLENYSEHSVPEQGSPVPSKSTQHDTIGEDTFFDLLSRFQGSRMDDQRCSLGGQSHPSAQPSPSSNLPVAEGKCISEHETPSQDPGHFLELLASSQARRLDDQRVSLSQFPGLRLSSCNLPPTPSTSSKDQAQSQALTSSADTHLAPSLYNHLEDNAEGPEGDEVFFDMLVKCQGSRLNDQRCAAPTFTAKGPTVPNEDFFSLILRSQSNRMEEQRVPAPSEVTQTKPG; encoded by the exons GATGGAGTCCTCTTGCCTGGACCTGGCTCTCGAAGGCGAGCGGCTCTGTAAGGCGAGTAACTATCGTGCAGGCGTGTCCTTTTTCGAATCTGCCATACAAATTGGAACAGAGGACCTCCAAATTCTCAGCGCCATCTATAGCCAACTGGGAAACGCTTACTTTCACCTTCAAGAATATAATAAAGCCCTAGAGTATCATCGACATGACCTCACGCTAACCAG GACAATTGGAGATGAACTTGGAGAAGCTAAAGCTAGTGGGAATCTTGGAAACACATTAAAAGTTTTAGGACGATATAATGAAGCTGTGGTTTGTTGCCAAAGACATTTGGACATCACAAAAGCTGTGTTTGATAAG GTTGGGCAGGCTCGAGCGCTGTATAATTTCGGAAACGTCTACCACGCCAAGGGCAAGAGCATCTGCTGGAATGGAACGGAGCCAGGAGATTTTCCAGAGGAGGCTAGAAATGCCCTCGGGAAAGCAGCACAATACTATGA AGCAAATCTGCTCCTGGTGAAGGAGTTAGGTGATCATGCAGCCCAAGGTCGGACCTATGGGAATCTTGGGAACACCTACTATCTCCTGGGCGACTTTGAAAGGGCTGTAGCTGCACATGAAAAG CGGCTCCTTAGTGCCAAAGAGTTCGGAGATAAGTCTGCAGAGCGGAGGGCTCACTGCAACCTTGGGAACGCATACATATTCCTGGGCCAGTTTGACATGGCAGCTAGCCACTACAA GAAGACTCTGCAGCTGGCCAGGCTGTTGAAGGACAAAGCAGTGGAGGCTCAGGCATGCTACAGTCTGGGAAACACCTACACACTGCTGCAGGACTACGAGAGAGCCATAGATTATCACCTCAAACATCTGGTCATTGCTCAGGACCTTAAAGACCG AGTGGGTGAAGGAAGAGCGTACTGGAGCTTAGGAAATGCCCACACTGCCCTGGGGAATCATGAGCGTGCTATGTTCTTTGCTGAAAACCATCTGGAAATTGCCAAagag ACTGGAGATAAGAGCAGTGAGGTAACCGCCAGGATGAACCTATCTGACTTACGGCTCGTTGTTAACCTAAAGTCAAACTCCAACTTCAATCACCTGTTGAGCAACACCAACAGCTctggtgtggcagaaaacattCAGGGTTACATCAACCTGTCAGGTATTCAAGCAG gaTGCAAGTCTTCCTTGAGGAGAAAAGGGAGTGCAGAAAACCTGCAACGTGGTCAGAGTcttgataaaactgaaaaagtagAGCAACATCAG GACTGGGAGGAGCATCTGTTTCCTGGCTcatcaaaaaacaacacaatcaaGGCATCTACCAAGCTTTTTCTCTTCCACCGACTGAAAAGCAAGAAGCATAAGAACAGCAAATCTAAAGAGGACTTGGAAAACTACAGTGAGCACTCAGTCCCTGAGCAGGGATCACCCGTGCCTTCTAAG TCAACACAGCACGATACCATAGGGGAAGACACTTTTTTCGACCTCCTCTCCCGTTTCCAGGGGAGCAGAATGGACGACCAAAGGTGTTCACTGGGTGGCCAGAGCCATCCCTCTGCCCAACCCTCCCCTTCCTCTAACCTACCTGTAGCTGAGGGGAAAT GTATTTCAGAGCACGAAACTCCATCACAGGATCCTGGTCATTTCCTGGAGCTGCTGGCCAGCTCCCAGGCCCGTCGTCTGGACGACCAAAGAGTCAGCCTCAGCCAGTTTCCTGGCTTGCGTCTCAGCAGCTGCAACCTGCCTCCTACACCCTCCACCTCCAGCAAAGACCAAGCCCAGTCTCAAG CACTAACCTCCAGTGCAGATACTCATCTCGCACCCTCCCTGTACAACCACCTCGAGGACAATGCTGAAGGGCCAGAGGGAGATGAAGTCTTTTTTGACATGTTGGTGAAGTGCCAG GGCTCCAGACTGAATGATCAGCGGTGCGCTGCTCCGACCTTTACAGCTAAGGGCCCAACTGTTCCAAACGAGGATTTTTTCAGTCTCATCCTGCGTTCCCAGTCCAACCGGATGGAGGAGCAGCGGGTTCCGGCTCCCTCTGAAGTCACTCAGACCAAACCAGGCTGA